One Bos taurus isolate L1 Dominette 01449 registration number 42190680 breed Hereford chromosome 16, ARS-UCD2.0, whole genome shotgun sequence DNA window includes the following coding sequences:
- the CAMTA1 gene encoding calmodulin-binding transcription activator 1 isoform X5 produces the protein MSILERLEQMERRMAEMTGSQQHKQGSGGGSSGGGTGSGNGGSQAQCASGPGTLGSCFESRVVVVCEKMMSRACWAKSKHLIHSKTFRGMTLLHLAAAQGYATLIQTLIKWRTKHADSIDLELEVDPLNVDHFSCTPLMWACALGHLEAAVVLYKWDRRAISIPDSLGRLPLGIARSRGHVKLAECLEHLQRDEQAQLGQNPRIHCPAGDEPSTESWVSQWHSEAINSPEIPKGVTVIASTNPELRRPRSEPSNYYSSESHKDYPAPKKHKLNPEYFQARQEKLLSTALSLEQPNIRKQSPSSKQPVPETISPSEGLRDYSREISPPTPETAGFLHASASQPVVKWNPKDLYIGVSTVQVTGNPKGTSVGKDVTPSQVRPREPMSVLMMANREVVNSELGSYRDGTESEECSQPMDDIQVNMMTLAEHIIEATPERIKQENFVPLESPALERTDVATISSTMSWLAGYLADVDHLPNAAQIRSAYNEPLTPSSNTSLSPVGSPVSEITFEKPSLPSAADWSEFLSASTSEKVENEFAQLTLSDHEQRELYEAARLVQTAFRKYKGRPLREQQEVAAAVIQRCYRKYKQLTWIALKYALYKKMTQAAILIQSKFRSYYEQKKFQQSRRAAVLIQKFYRSYKKCGKRRQARRTAVIVQQKLRSSLLTKKQDQAARKIMRFLRRCRHRVKELKKAKELEDIQQHPLAM, from the exons TGCGCATCCGGCCCTGGGACGCTGGGCAGCTGCTTTGAGAGCCGAGTGGTTGTCGTGTGTGAGAAGATGATGAGCCGAGCCTGCTGGGCAAAGTCCAAGCATCTGATCCACTCAAAGACTTTCCGTGGGATGACCCTCCTACACCTGGCCGCTGCCCAGGGTTATGCCACCCTCATCCAGACCCTCATCAAGTGGCG CACAAAGCATGCAGACAGCATTGACTTGGAACTGGAGGTCGACCCCTTGAACGTGGACCACTTCTCCTGTACTCCTCTG ATGTGGGCGTGTGCTCTCGGGCACTTGGAAGCAGCTGTCGTGCTGTACAAATGGGACCGTCGGGCCATCTCTATTCCAGACTCTCTAGGAAGGCTGCCTTTGGGAATCGCCAGGTCACGAGGTCACGTGAAGTTAGCAGAGTGTCTGGAGCACCTGCAGAGGGATGAGCAGGCTCAGCTAGGACAGAACCCCAGAATCCACTGTCCTGCAGGCGACGAGCCCAGCACAGAGAGCTGGGTGAGCCAGTGGCACAGCGAGGCCATCAACTCCCCAGAAATACCCAAAGGAGTCACTGTCATCGCAAGTACCAACCCAG AGCTGAGAAGACCTCGGTCTGAACCCTCTAATTACTACAGCAGTGAGAGCCACAAAGATTATCCAGCTCccaaaaagcataaattgaaCCCCGAGTACTTCCAGGCAAGGCAGGAGAAGCTGCTGTCCACTGCACTGAGTCTGGAACAGCCAAATATCAGGAAGCAGAGCCCTAGTTCTAAGCAGCCTGTCCCCGAGACAATCAGCCCCAGTGAAGGATTGAGGGACTACAGCCGGGAGATCTCCCCTCCCACTCCAGAGACTGCAGGATTCCTCCACGCCTCTGCATCCCAGCCGGTAGTAAAGTGGAACCCCAAAGATCTTTACATTGGTGTGTCTACAGTACAGGTGACTGGAAATCCGAAGGGGACCAGTGTAGGCAAGGATGTAACACCTTCACAGGTGCGTCCACGGGAACCAATGAGTGTCTTGATGATGGCTAACAGAGAGGTGGTGAACAGTGAGCTGGGGTCCTACCGTGATGGTACAGAGAGTGAGGAGTGCTCACAGCCCATGGATGACATACAG GTGAACATGATGACCTTGGCAGAGCACATCATTGAAGCCACACCCGAGCGGATCAAGCAGGAGAACTTTGTGCCCTTGGAGTCCCCGGCGTTGGAAAGGACAGACGTGGCCACCATTAGCAGTACGATGAGCTGGCTGGCCGGTTACCTGGCTGACGTAGACCATCTGCCAAATGCTGCCCAGATCAG AAGTGCATATAATGAGCCTCTCACCCCTTCTTCTAATACCAGCCTGAGCCCTGTAGGCTCACCAGTCAGTGAAATAACTTTTGAGAAGCCCAGCCTTCCCTCTGCAGCGGACTGGTCTGAGTTCCTGAGTGCATCCACCAGTGAGAAGGTGGAGAATGAATTTGCACAGCTGACCCTGTCTGATCACGAACAGAGAGAACTCTACGAAGCGGCCAGGCTTGTCCAGACAGCTTTCCGGAAATACAAG GGCCGACCCTTACGGGAGCAGCAGGAAGTGGCGGCAGCTGTCATTCAGCGTTGttacagaaaatataaacag CTGACATGGATAGCCTTGAAG TATGCACTTTACAAAAAGATGACCCAGGCTGCCATCCTGATCCAGAGCAAATTCCGGAGTTACTACGAACAAAAAAAATTCCAGCAGAGCCGGCGCGCCGCTGTGCTGATCCAGAAGTTCTACCGGAGTTATAAGAAGTGTGGCAAGAGACGGCAGGCACGCCGGACAGCAGTCATCGTACAGCAGAAGCTCAG GAGCAGTTTGCTAACCAAAAAGCAGGACCAGGCTGCTCGAAAAATAATGAGGTTTCTACGCCGTTGTCGCCACAG